The following nucleotide sequence is from Apodemus sylvaticus chromosome 2, mApoSyl1.1, whole genome shotgun sequence.
TATGGAGTGATCATGGTCCTCACTGTAGCTGTAGTTGCTCTTTCGGTTCTTTTGTCAGGTAAGTGACTTATTCTCCAAATTCTGTGACACTGTCTACATTCATATTATCAGTTATACTCACAGACCACTGTGACCCAGGCATTGTGGGAAGCGCTTTGGAGAAAACCCACTGGGAGTTCCTGTTCTCTGGGAACTTAGGTTCCAGTAGGAATGTGCTGTGAAGGAACACACAGGCCGTGGTGTGCACAGGAAGCCAGGctcagcatccctgggaagaTGACATTCAGCAAGCTCTAGACAGAGATGCAGGGGACATAGGGCCCCTGGGGAACTGTCCAAGGTAGAGAACAAGGAGAGGAAAGCTCCAAAGAGGAACCTCAAGGAAGGATAACAACAGGAAGATAGAGTATCTCCCCCTGTGACCCATGGGTTCAGTTACCAGGCTCAACTGCATTTTGAAAGTATTAAATGGAAAGTTTctgaaataataaatttataggaCTTGCATTGTCCTCTTAAGTATGTAAATCATCCTTTAATGCAATGTGTCCACCTGGTATACACTATCTACCCAAAAGCTCTCTCTGCTATCTCAATTATCAGGCTGACTGTTAATAGTTATCCACATAGGGTACTTATTTCTCTAGTAACCCCTATTGTAGTAAATCTCACCCAAATCTCAGAAAGTGATGCTATTATAGAAATGTACTTCCTGGGAGCCCTGACAGTGAGCACCTGAGAGAGAATGGGACACAGGCCTAAGGTGGGAGGCCTTTAGATAAAGGCCCATCATGCTCAGGAGAGAATTCCTACTGATCAGTTTGGAAAGCTACAATCAAATTCACACCTCACAGCTGAGCTCAGGACAGTATTTCTAAAAGGAACCAAGTATGTTTGGAATAATACATTGTATTGTCTAAATTTTAGTAAGAACTACAGAACAGATCTCAATCGAAAATATCTATGCTGCTTGTCCGAGCAACTGGATTGGATttggaaataaatgtttttatttttctgaagactTAAGTAACTGGACATCTAGCCAGACCTTCTGCAGGGAACAAGAGGCCCGACTAGCTCGATTTGACAACATGGAGGAGCTGGTAAGAAATGGGCAGGGATtggtttgtctattttttttctgttgaaaattaTATTACCTTGAGATAGAGTGGTTACAGATAACGCATGAGGGGGATCCCATCCCAAGCACATGGAGACCTGTGGGATATGTGAGAGTGTGCAGTTTGCTGATGCTTGACTTCTGACTGGAGTCCTGAGATATTCAAGAAATATTCTCTCATGAAGTGTTCATAGTTATCTGGAAGGTCAGACATATCATTTTACTGGGATACCTGGTGGTATATTCCTGTAAGATGGCACATGCAAGATGACAATGGGTGGTTAACTCAGAACTAACCTGGTCGCAGAGGAAGGTGCTGTTACATTTGGTACTTTGATTCAAATGAGGTAGTTTAGAATTACAGATGCCAGGTGGATCCACAGAGAACTGGAGACTAATACAGTTCCAAATTCTGTGACCTTCACTTACACTCTCCTGTTTTCTCTAGAGGTAGCTGTGGAGTGGAGAGACTCCTTGATCATCtgaaacagagagacacatataTTCTTGGCTATTTGTGTTTTTTAACAGGAGTTCCTAAAGAGATACAAGGGAATTTTTGACTACTGGATTGGCCTGCACAGAGAGTCCTCAGAAGACCCTTGGAGGTGGACAGACAACACTGACTATAACAGCACGTATGTTTTCACAATGTTTTTCCTTCTACTGTG
It contains:
- the LOC127679260 gene encoding C-type lectin domain family 2 member D11-like; amino-acid sequence: MLLPLSLPVPTEEKQLLCSEMSATKSNLLVLSTTGSPQEGEMDKMLQGKCHRMDSLVSPAQLYCCYGVIMVLTVAVVALSVLLSVRTTEQISIENIYAACPSNWIGFGNKCFYFSEDLSNWTSSQTFCREQEARLARFDNMEELEFLKRYKGIFDYWIGLHRESSEDPWRWTDNTDYNSTVPIRGVERYAYLNNNGISTARIYADRRWICSKPNSHSLHCQIPFSSV